From the genome of Mesorhizobium japonicum MAFF 303099, one region includes:
- a CDS encoding ATP-binding protein → MSRINVLVAATSPDIQAEGIAGAVRERSDMNLVERRVVEPEEVAILLDAMPPTARCAVVLVGHQKDTDEIASRWLTSRRRLVVQCVAINENLVRIAVRDAGLDSLLAALRQLVDRGGSSPDERLSQFQLRLLPSDNALKSRRLGNEDQQYPVMNAATGWVHAILRAAVARLVDTGSGSAGASLTSAPVADYLDDRPALTALPPSAEVEAASDTLAEALAEAATSNEPLAVSARSLALTTLEFRVMVLALGPELDPRHQRWISLLMEEVGRRVGSLGLYAELLGEPSHVSRELAQTGNLARWRLFEDHAKGTPAADAPLRLDPPFRDWLVGADDLMEHDPMLRRIVRATQWPGGGLIDSERATRLIRQLQDRAGRHWIVVDTDNPRTLAALVEAGADDRDLEIIRIEVTSLHNLDCNESRDCGVRVARLSRLHGKPIVIDASGLDNVREHIEATRTFLLAIGSVGCQGTIITAGPAHIVELLGSAAYVVDEQTIPPAMRVSALHTAAAGADTSFSDEAAEAIANLYPLRIDGFEHAMRLARSQSLQLTTEEARRNRFIAACKAIAAAGASGLAQRIEPVFQLDEVVLPADRKSQLEEIVDNVRFASRVLDAWKFGDQLPYGRGVTALFHGPSGTGKTMAALAVARQLNIQILKIDLSRIVSKYIGDTEKNIDRVFMEAQLSGAAVLVDEAEGLMARRSEINDAHDRYANIEVAYLLQRMEAHEGLVILTTNMRQNLDTAFLRRLRFVIDFPRPDATAREAIWRYCLPDGSHMLDDATFRILARKIELTGGNVRQITLRAAFLAAAAGVLIGPEQVLHASKAELAKLGLPTIEIDLAERRRAA, encoded by the coding sequence GTGTCGCGGATCAACGTTCTCGTTGCAGCGACTTCACCGGACATCCAGGCCGAAGGCATAGCCGGGGCGGTCAGAGAACGTTCGGACATGAACCTGGTTGAGCGTCGCGTCGTTGAACCCGAGGAGGTGGCTATCCTGCTCGACGCGATGCCGCCGACGGCGCGTTGCGCGGTCGTATTGGTCGGTCATCAAAAGGATACCGACGAGATCGCTTCGCGCTGGCTGACCAGTCGCAGACGATTGGTTGTGCAATGCGTGGCGATCAACGAGAATCTGGTGCGTATCGCGGTACGCGATGCCGGCCTCGACTCGCTGCTGGCAGCGCTACGCCAATTGGTCGACCGCGGTGGTTCTTCCCCCGATGAACGGCTATCCCAATTCCAGCTGCGACTCCTGCCTTCCGACAATGCGCTCAAGTCGCGTCGCCTTGGCAATGAAGATCAGCAATATCCGGTAATGAATGCAGCGACAGGATGGGTGCATGCGATACTACGGGCGGCAGTAGCCAGGCTGGTCGATACTGGTTCCGGCTCGGCCGGCGCTTCGCTCACCAGCGCGCCCGTCGCCGACTATCTCGATGATCGGCCCGCACTGACAGCATTGCCGCCCAGCGCAGAGGTCGAGGCAGCCAGCGATACGCTCGCCGAGGCCCTTGCTGAGGCCGCGACCAGCAATGAGCCACTGGCAGTTTCTGCCCGATCGCTTGCGCTGACAACGCTTGAGTTTCGCGTGATGGTGCTCGCGCTGGGACCGGAGCTTGACCCCCGCCACCAGCGTTGGATCTCGCTGCTAATGGAGGAAGTGGGCCGGCGCGTAGGCAGCCTCGGCCTTTACGCCGAACTGCTCGGCGAGCCATCGCATGTCAGTCGCGAGCTTGCGCAGACGGGCAACCTCGCGCGCTGGCGGCTGTTCGAGGATCATGCAAAAGGCACGCCGGCCGCGGACGCGCCATTGCGTCTCGATCCACCGTTCCGTGACTGGTTGGTCGGTGCTGACGACCTGATGGAGCATGATCCGATGCTGCGCCGCATCGTTCGTGCCACGCAATGGCCGGGCGGCGGCCTGATCGACAGCGAACGCGCCACACGTCTCATCAGACAACTGCAGGATCGCGCCGGCCGCCACTGGATCGTGGTCGACACCGACAATCCCAGAACACTCGCTGCATTGGTCGAGGCTGGCGCCGACGATCGTGACCTTGAGATCATCCGCATCGAAGTAACCAGCCTACATAACCTCGATTGCAACGAGAGTCGCGACTGTGGCGTTCGCGTAGCTAGGCTCTCCCGCCTGCACGGTAAGCCGATCGTCATCGACGCCAGTGGCCTCGACAATGTGCGCGAACATATCGAAGCCACGCGAACGTTCCTGCTGGCGATCGGAAGCGTGGGATGCCAAGGCACAATCATTACCGCCGGCCCGGCCCATATAGTCGAATTGCTTGGATCTGCCGCCTATGTCGTCGACGAGCAGACCATACCTCCGGCCATGCGCGTCTCGGCTCTTCATACTGCCGCTGCAGGTGCGGATACTTCGTTCAGTGACGAAGCCGCGGAGGCGATCGCCAATCTATACCCACTGCGCATCGACGGGTTCGAGCACGCTATGCGGCTCGCCCGGTCACAGTCTCTTCAGCTCACCACCGAGGAGGCGCGCCGCAATCGTTTCATCGCTGCGTGCAAGGCCATCGCAGCTGCTGGCGCCTCTGGCCTCGCCCAGCGCATAGAGCCGGTGTTCCAACTCGACGAAGTGGTGCTGCCGGCGGATAGAAAGAGCCAGCTCGAAGAGATCGTGGACAACGTGCGCTTCGCATCCAGGGTGCTGGACGCGTGGAAGTTTGGTGACCAGTTGCCCTACGGCCGCGGCGTCACCGCGCTCTTCCACGGACCAAGTGGGACCGGCAAGACCATGGCTGCCTTGGCAGTCGCACGGCAGCTGAACATCCAGATCCTGAAGATCGATCTCTCCCGTATCGTCAGCAAATACATCGGCGATACCGAGAAGAACATCGACCGCGTTTTCATGGAGGCCCAGCTATCAGGAGCCGCAGTTCTGGTTGACGAGGCCGAAGGCCTGATGGCGAGGCGCAGTGAGATCAACGACGCGCATGATCGCTACGCCAACATCGAGGTCGCCTATCTCTTGCAACGCATGGAGGCGCATGAAGGATTGGTGATCCTAACCACCAATATGCGACAAAACCTCGACACCGCATTCCTCCGTCGACTACGCTTCGTAATCGACTTTCCGAGGCCCGACGCCACCGCACGCGAGGCGATCTGGCGCTATTGCCTGCCGGATGGCTCGCATATGCTCGATGATGCGACTTTCCGCATCCTCGCCCGCAAGATCGAGCTGACCGGCGGCAATGTGCGTCAGATCACGCTGCGCGCGGCCTTCCTCGCAGCGGCCGCTGGCGTGCTGATCGGGCCTGAGCAGGTACTCCATGCCTCGAAAGCCGAGCTCGCGAAACTCGGCCTGCCGACCATCGAGATCGATCTCGCGGAACGGCGGAGGGCGGCATGA
- a CDS encoding DUF4255 domain-containing protein, with protein MSADSVYNVTQAVRDRLVAALATIGEMGNVFVGPLDDPDARGATLILFLYRMAPNASLRNREHRVISRNPPQAVDVYTNSLPLELHYLITVGTRDATVDDPLLKYLGAAIQALNNEPELNGQRVGHEPVHLSFEPLSTEEMSRIWTLFPTANYRTSVGYMATPVWIDPPRPEPESARVVEDELVAGHQAREVEDA; from the coding sequence ATGAGCGCCGATTCCGTTTACAACGTGACCCAGGCCGTGCGCGACAGACTGGTGGCGGCGCTCGCAACCATCGGCGAAATGGGTAACGTGTTTGTCGGCCCACTCGACGACCCGGACGCCCGCGGCGCGACACTCATACTTTTCCTCTACCGCATGGCCCCGAACGCCAGCCTGCGCAATCGCGAGCATCGCGTCATTTCCAGAAATCCGCCGCAGGCCGTCGACGTCTATACCAACTCGCTGCCACTCGAACTGCACTACTTGATCACCGTTGGTACGCGGGATGCGACGGTCGATGATCCACTGCTCAAGTATCTTGGGGCGGCGATCCAGGCATTGAACAACGAGCCTGAGCTGAACGGACAGCGGGTCGGCCATGAGCCTGTGCACCTCTCTTTCGAGCCGCTGTCGACCGAGGAGATGAGCCGCATCTGGACGCTGTTCCCGACGGCCAACTATCGGACCTCGGTCGGGTATATGGCGACACCGGTCTGGATTGACCCGCCCAGGCCCGAGCCCGAGAGCGCGCGTGTGGTTGAAGACGAGTTGGTTGCAGGTCACCAAGCACGGGAGGTCGAGGATGCCTAG